CCTGCTGGCCACCGAGCTGCTGAAGCGTGGCCGCGGCTGGGTGCACGTCAACCCGATCCCGCTCAACCCGACGCCGGGTTCGATCTGGACGGCGAGCGAGAAGCATGTCGAGGACGAGTTCGTGGCACGCTTGCGCTCGGCAGGCATCCCGACCACGGTCCGGGACACCCGCGGCAGCGACATCGACGGCGCGTGCGGTCAGCTGGCCGCCCAGGACTGAGCGCCGGGACCGACGGCCTTCGGCAGAGAGGACATATGCGATGGAGGGTCTGTTCCCGACGGTCAAGGGGTGGTCCACCGGGTACGACCAGGACGAGGTGGAGGACTTCTTCGCCGACGCCAGAGCCTCCTACGAGGGCGCCGAGGGCGGGGACGTCTGCGCGCAGGACGTGCGCCAGGTGGCGTTCGATCTCGTCCGCGGCGGTTTCGAGCCCGCTGCCGTCGACGCGGCCCTGGACCGGCTCGAGGGCGCCTTCGTCCAGCGCGAGCGCGCCGACTTCATCGCCTCCCGGGGCCAGGAGGCCTGGATGGAACAGGTCGCCGACCGGGCCACCACCCTCTACCCCCGGCTGGTCCGTCCCGCGGGTGAGCGGTTCGCACCGCCGGAGCGGGGCCGGGGATACTCCGCCGCCGCGGTGGACGCCGTGATGGACCGGCTGGTCGCCTACTTCGACTCCGGCCATGTGCTCACCGCCGCCGAACTGCGCCACGTCACCTTCCCGCGCGCGAGCCGTTCCCGCTCCTACGCCGAGGGGCCGGTCGACGCCTTCCTCGACCGCGCCGTGGACGTCCTGCTGGCGGTCGAGTGAACGCGGGCGGACCGCCGGCGGTGCGGACGGTCACCCTCCTCGGGTCCACCGGTTCCATCGGCACCCAGGCGATCGAGATCATCCGGGCCCGGCCCGAGCTGTTCCGGGTGCGGGCGCTGGCGGCGGGTGGCCGGGACGTGGCGCTGCTGGCGCGGCAGGCGGTCGAGCTTGCGGTCGAGCGCGTCGTCGTGGCCGACGAGAGCCGGTTGCCGATGCTGCGGGAGGCCCTGGACGAGGCGAGGTCGGCGGCGGGTGCCGCCGGGCCGCCGCCGGAGGTGGCGGCCGGTGAGCCGGCGGTGACCGAGCTCGCCGGCGAGCCCGTGGATGTGGTCCTGAACGGGATCACCGGCAGCATCGGCCTGCGCCCGACCCTGGCGGCGCTGGCGGCGGGCTCGACCCTCGCGCTGGCCAACAAGGAGTCGCTGATCATCGGCGGTCCGCTGGTGCAGCGCGCCGCCGCACCCGGGCAGATCGTGCCGGTCGACTCCGAGCACAGCGCGATCGCGCAGTGCCTGCGTGGCGGTCGAGAGGCGGAAGTGCGCCGCCTCGTGCTGACGGCCAGCGGTGGCCCGTTCCGCGGGCGCAGCCGGGCCGAGCTGGAGCACGTCACGCCGCAGCAGGCGCTGCGCCATCCCAACTTCGCCATGGGCACCGTGATCACGACCAACTCGGCGACGCTGGTCAACAAGGGCCTGGAGGTCATCGAGGCACACCTGCTGTTCGGCGTGCCCTTCGACGCCATCGACGTCGTCGTCCACCCGCAGCAGCAGATCCACTCCATGGTCGAGTTCCACGACGGTTCGACGATCGCGCAGATGGGCCCGCCCCGGATGCTCGTGCCGATCGCGCTCGGGCTGTCCTGGCCCGACCGGCTCCACGACGTCGACACCCCCTGCGACTGGTCGAAGGCGAGCACGTGGGAGTTCGCACCGCTCGACGAGGACGCGTTCCCGGCCGTGCGGCTCGCCCAGCAGGTGGGACGTGCGGGCGGCACCTCGCCGGCCGTCTACAACGCGGCGAACGAGGAAGCGGTGGCGGCCTTCCACGCGGGGCGGCTCACCTTCGGCGGCATCGTCGATCTGGTCGCCCGGGTGGTGGATGAGCACGGCGGCGGCCCGGCCGGACAGGTCGAGGACGTGCTCGCCGCCGACTCCTGGGCGCGCGAGCGCGCGCGGGAGTTCCTGCCGGGCTGAGCGGCTCTCACCACCAGGTACGCGCCGTACCCTGATCCCATGGACTTCTGGTGGGGCGTTCTCGTCATCGCGTTCGGGCTGATCGTCTCGATCGCGCTGCACGAGATCGGGCACCTGGTGCCGGCCAAGCTGTTCAAGGTGCGCGTGACGCAGTACTTCGTCGGCTTCGGCCGCACGCTGTGGTCGGTGCGCCGCCGGGGCACCGAGTACGGCGTGAAGATGCTCCCGCTCGGGGGGTACGTGCGGATGGTGGGGATGTTCCCGCCGGCGCGCGAGCAGGTCTCCGACGACGCCCGCTACGAGGCGCGACAGCGACGCACCGGGATTCGCGGCCTGGTGAGCGGGATCGTCGAGGAGACCCGCGCGGCCAGCACCGAGGAGATCTCTGCCGAGATCCGGCCGGGGGACGGACGGCTCGCCTTCTATCAGCTCACCATGCCCCGCAAGCTCGTGGTCATGGCCGGTGGCCCGCTGATGAACCTGCTGATCGCGTTCGTGCTGTTCGCCATCGTGCTGACCGGCTTCGGGGTGCCGACGGCGAGCAACCAGCTCGCCTCGGTCTCCTCATGCGTGCTCCCGGCGGACCAGGACCGGGAGTGCACCGACGCCGACCCGGTGGCGCCTGCCGCCGAGGCGGGGCTGCAGACCGGGGACCGGGTGATCTCCTGGGACGGGACACCGGTGGCCGACTGGGAGGACCTGACCGCTGCGATCGAGGCGACCGGCACCCGGACCGTCGAGGTGGTCGTCGACCGCGACGGCGACGAGCGGGCGCTCTCCCTCACCCCGACGCTCGCGCAGCGTCCGGTCCTGGAGAACGGCGCCTATGCCACCGACGCCGACGGCGAGCTGGTGCTGACCGAGCAGCCCTTCGTCGGGGTGGGGGCCGGACAGGAGCTGGTTCCGCAACCGGTCTCGGCAGTGCCGGCGCACGTGGGTCAGGTCTTCACCGGGACGGTCGAGATCGTCCTGACCCTCCCGCAACGCCTCGTCTCGATCGCGCAGTCGACCTTCGGCGGCACCGAGCGCGATCCGGGCGTCATCGGGATCGTCGGTGTCGGCCGCCTCGGCGGCGAGGTCGCGGCGACCGACCTGCTCACCACGCCGGAGCGGGGTGCGGTCATGCTGGAGATCCTCGCCTCGCTGAACATGGCGCTGTTCGTGTTCAACCTCGTCCCCCTGCTGCCCCTCGACGGCGGTCACATCGCCGGCGCGCTCTACGACGCAGCCAGGCGCCGCCTCGCCGCGCTCACCGGGCGGGCCGATCCCGGACCGGCGGACACGGCCAAGCTCATGCCGCTGACCTACGTCGTCGTGGTCGTCCTGGCCGGGATGAGCGTCATGCTCGCGGTCGCCGACATCGTCAACCCGGTGAGGTTCTTCTAGCGCGCCACGGTGGCCGGCGTGGGCCATCTCTCGCCGTCCGGGGGAGCCAACCACCGGATGCGGGTGTGATACTGGTGCCGTGAGTGTTCCGATCAGTCTGGGCATGCCCGCCGTCAAGGAAACCCCTCCGGTGCTGGCACCGCGCCGCAAGACCCGCAAGATCAACGTCGGTGCCGTCGAGGTCGGCGGGGATGCGCCGATCTCGGTGCAGTCGATGACGACGACCCCCACCACCGACATCAACGCCACCCTGCAGCAGATCGCCGAGCTGACCGCCTCCGGGTGCGACATCGTCCGGGTGGCGGTGCCCACGGCCGACGACGCCGAGGCGCTGCCGATCATCGCGAGGAAGTCCCAGATCCCGGTGATCGCCGACATCCACTTCCAGCCGAAGTATGTCTACGCCGCGATCGATGCCGGGTGCGCCGCCGTGCGCGTCAACCCCGGCAACATCCGCAAGTTCGACGACCAGGTCAAGCAGATCGCCAAGGCCGCCTCGGATGCGGGCGTCTCCTTGCGCATCGGCGTCAACGCCGGCTCCCTCGACAAGCGGCTGCTGGCCAAGTACGGCAAGCCCACGGCGGAGGCGCTGGTGGAGTCCGCCGTCTGGGAGGCCTCGCTGTTCGAGGAGCACGACTTCCACGACTTCAAGATCTCCGTCAAGCACAACGACCCGGTCGTCATGGTGCGGGCCTACGAGTTGCTCTCCGAGCGCGGCGACTGGCCGCTGCACCTGGGCGTCACCGAGGCCGGTCCGGCGTTCCAGGGCACCATCAAGTCCGCGACCGCCTTCGGCGCGCTGCTCAGCCAGGGCATCGGCGACACCATCCGCGTCTCCCTGTCGGCGCCGCCGGCCGAGGAGGTCAAGGTCGGTCTGCAGATCCTGCAGTCGTTGAACCTGCGTGAGCGCAAGCTCGAGATCGTCTCCTGCCCCTCCTGCGGTCGCGCGCAGGTCGACGTCTACACCCTCGCCGATGCGGTGACCGCGGGACTGGAGGGGATGACCGTCCCGCTGCGGGTCGCCGTCATGGGCTGCGTGGTGAACGGCCCGGGGGAGGCCCGCGAGGCCGACCTGGGGGTGGCCTCGGGCAATGGCAAGGGGCAGATCTTCGTCAAGGGCGAGGTCATCAAGACCGTGCCGGAGGACCAGATCGTGGAGACCCTGATCGAGGAGGCGAACCGGATCGCCGAGGCGATGGGCGTGGGCGAGGCAGACGGCAACCCGGTCGTCACCGTCAGCTGATCCGATCCGACACCGTGCCCTCCTGGCCCCGGCCCCGCACCGCCCGGGGTGCCCGCGCCCGGACGCCGGAGCTGGTACCCGAGCCGCTGGTGAGCACCGCCCGTGGCGCGGACGTCGCTGAGCTGGTCCGGTTCTGCCGCACCGACCCCGTCGACGCCGCGCTCCTGGCCGAGCACGTGGAGGCGCTTCCCCGGTACGCGTTCACCCGGGAGCAGCTGTTGTACGTGCGCACCACCGAGGGTCTCGGCGGGCTCTGCTGGACCGGCGGGAACGTGGTGCCCTTCCGCCTCGCCGCCCGGGCGGTGCCGGCCGTGGCGGACGCCGTCCGGGCCGGCCGGCGGCGGTACTCCTCGATCGTGGGGCCGGCCGAGGACGTCCTCGCCCTGTGGGAGGAGCTGCGCCCCGGCGGCCCGGCCCCGCGGGAGGTGCGCGAGGAGCAGCCCTCGATGCTGATCGACCACGAGCCGCTCGTGCCCTCGGAGCCGCGGGTGCGGCTGTGTACCCCGGCCGACCTGGACGTGCTCGTACCCGCCTGCGTGGCGATGTTCACCGAGGAGGTCGGCTACTCACCGATGCAGGCGGGCGGTGGCTACGAGCGCCGGGTGCGTGCGCTGGTGGAGGGCGGGCGCTCGTTCGCATGGATCGAGCCGGGCGAGGACGGACCGCAGGTCGTCTTCAAGGCCGAGATCGGCACCGTCGCGCTCGGGGTCGCCCAGGTGCAGGGGGTGTGGGTCCACCCCGACCACCGCGGCCGCGGCTATGCGGCCACGGGCATGGCTGCGGTGATCCGGCAGGTGCGCGCCCGGCTGGCCCCGACGGTCTCCCTCTACGTCAACTCCTACAACACCCGGGCCCTCGCCGCCTACGACGCGGTGGGTATGCGCCGGGTGGGTACCTACGCGACCGTGCTCTTCTGAGGGCAGGTGGTCCGGTGACTCAGCGCAACAGGCGCGACATCCGCCGGTCGGCGAGGATCTTCCCCCCGGTCTGGCAGGACGCGCAGTACTGCAACGACGAGTCCGCGAAGGAGACCTCGCGGACGACGTCCCCGCAGACCGGGCAGGGCTGACCGGCCCGGCCGTGCACGCGCATCCCGGCGCGCTTGGCATCCTTGAGCTGGGCCGCCGGCGTGCCCGCCGCGGCGGCGAGAGCCTCCGCGAGCACGGTGCGGATGGTCGCGTGCAGGTGCCCGATCTCCTCGGCCGGCAACGAGGTGCTGGGTGCGAACGGGCTCAGCCTCGCGGCGTGCAGGATCTCGTCGCTGTAGGCGTTCCCGATCCCGGCCACGATGCTCTGGTCCCGCAGCACGCCCTTGAGCTGGGCACGTCGTCTGCCGAGCAGCTCGGAAAGGACCGCGGGTGTGAAGGCCTCGCCGAGCGGGTCCGGCCCGAGGCTCGCGACCATCGGGATCTGCGCGGCCTCGCGCACCACGTGCACCGCGAGCCGCTTGCGGGTGCCGGCCTCGGTGAGGTCGAAGGCGGAGCCGTCGTCGAGCACCACCCGGACCGCGATCGGCGACTTGGGCGATCGCGGCACCGTGGCGGGAGCCCTCTCCTGCCACCGCAGCCACCCGGCGCGGGCGAGGTGGACGACCAGGGACAGCCCCGCCTGATCGCCGTCGGGGTCGGCACCGGTGCGGACCTCCAGCCACTTGCCGTGCCGGTCCACCCGGTCCACGGCTCGTCCGACCAGCGCCTGCGGGGGCGGGTCGAACGTCTTGAGGGCCTGGATCCCGGGCACGTGGACGGCCGCCACGGTGCGGCCGACCAGCCGCTCGGTGAGAAAGGCGGCCAGTGCGGCCACCTCGGGCATCTCGGGCATGGTCCCAGTGTGGCCCTTCGCCGCCGGAGGTGCCAGGGTGGGCGCGACCGGAGCCGGTGAGCGCCGATGCCCTAGACTCGCGGCGTGCTGATGCGGATGTCGACCCTGTTCCTGCGGACCCTGCGAGAGGACCCGGCCGACGCCGAGGTCGCGAGCCACCGGCTGCTCGTGCGGGCCGGCTACATCCGGCGAGCCGCTCCCGGGATCTACTCGTGGTTGCCGCTCGGGCTGAAGGTCCTGGCCAAGATCGAGGCCGTGGTCCGCGAGGAGATGGACGCGATCGGAGCCCAGGAGGTGCACTTCCCGGCGCTGCTGCCGAAGGAGCCCTACGAGGCGACCGGCCGGTGGACCGACTACGGGCCCAACGTC
Above is a window of Ruania suaedae DNA encoding:
- a CDS encoding DivIVA domain-containing protein, with protein sequence MEGLFPTVKGWSTGYDQDEVEDFFADARASYEGAEGGDVCAQDVRQVAFDLVRGGFEPAAVDAALDRLEGAFVQRERADFIASRGQEAWMEQVADRATTLYPRLVRPAGERFAPPERGRGYSAAAVDAVMDRLVAYFDSGHVLTAAELRHVTFPRASRSRSYAEGPVDAFLDRAVDVLLAVE
- the dxr gene encoding 1-deoxy-D-xylulose-5-phosphate reductoisomerase, with protein sequence MRTVTLLGSTGSIGTQAIEIIRARPELFRVRALAAGGRDVALLARQAVELAVERVVVADESRLPMLREALDEARSAAGAAGPPPEVAAGEPAVTELAGEPVDVVLNGITGSIGLRPTLAALAAGSTLALANKESLIIGGPLVQRAAAPGQIVPVDSEHSAIAQCLRGGREAEVRRLVLTASGGPFRGRSRAELEHVTPQQALRHPNFAMGTVITTNSATLVNKGLEVIEAHLLFGVPFDAIDVVVHPQQQIHSMVEFHDGSTIAQMGPPRMLVPIALGLSWPDRLHDVDTPCDWSKASTWEFAPLDEDAFPAVRLAQQVGRAGGTSPAVYNAANEEAVAAFHAGRLTFGGIVDLVARVVDEHGGGPAGQVEDVLAADSWARERAREFLPG
- a CDS encoding M50 family metallopeptidase; the protein is MDFWWGVLVIAFGLIVSIALHEIGHLVPAKLFKVRVTQYFVGFGRTLWSVRRRGTEYGVKMLPLGGYVRMVGMFPPAREQVSDDARYEARQRRTGIRGLVSGIVEETRAASTEEISAEIRPGDGRLAFYQLTMPRKLVVMAGGPLMNLLIAFVLFAIVLTGFGVPTASNQLASVSSCVLPADQDRECTDADPVAPAAEAGLQTGDRVISWDGTPVADWEDLTAAIEATGTRTVEVVVDRDGDERALSLTPTLAQRPVLENGAYATDADGELVLTEQPFVGVGAGQELVPQPVSAVPAHVGQVFTGTVEIVLTLPQRLVSIAQSTFGGTERDPGVIGIVGVGRLGGEVAATDLLTTPERGAVMLEILASLNMALFVFNLVPLLPLDGGHIAGALYDAARRRLAALTGRADPGPADTAKLMPLTYVVVVVLAGMSVMLAVADIVNPVRFF
- the ispG gene encoding flavodoxin-dependent (E)-4-hydroxy-3-methylbut-2-enyl-diphosphate synthase, producing MPAVKETPPVLAPRRKTRKINVGAVEVGGDAPISVQSMTTTPTTDINATLQQIAELTASGCDIVRVAVPTADDAEALPIIARKSQIPVIADIHFQPKYVYAAIDAGCAAVRVNPGNIRKFDDQVKQIAKAASDAGVSLRIGVNAGSLDKRLLAKYGKPTAEALVESAVWEASLFEEHDFHDFKISVKHNDPVVMVRAYELLSERGDWPLHLGVTEAGPAFQGTIKSATAFGALLSQGIGDTIRVSLSAPPAEEVKVGLQILQSLNLRERKLEIVSCPSCGRAQVDVYTLADAVTAGLEGMTVPLRVAVMGCVVNGPGEAREADLGVASGNGKGQIFVKGEVIKTVPEDQIVETLIEEANRIAEAMGVGEADGNPVVTVS
- a CDS encoding GNAT family N-acetyltransferase, yielding MPSWPRPRTARGARARTPELVPEPLVSTARGADVAELVRFCRTDPVDAALLAEHVEALPRYAFTREQLLYVRTTEGLGGLCWTGGNVVPFRLAARAVPAVADAVRAGRRRYSSIVGPAEDVLALWEELRPGGPAPREVREEQPSMLIDHEPLVPSEPRVRLCTPADLDVLVPACVAMFTEEVGYSPMQAGGGYERRVRALVEGGRSFAWIEPGEDGPQVVFKAEIGTVALGVAQVQGVWVHPDHRGRGYAATGMAAVIRQVRARLAPTVSLYVNSYNTRALAAYDAVGMRRVGTYATVLF
- a CDS encoding Fpg/Nei family DNA glycosylase, with translation MPEMPEVAALAAFLTERLVGRTVAAVHVPGIQALKTFDPPPQALVGRAVDRVDRHGKWLEVRTGADPDGDQAGLSLVVHLARAGWLRWQERAPATVPRSPKSPIAVRVVLDDGSAFDLTEAGTRKRLAVHVVREAAQIPMVASLGPDPLGEAFTPAVLSELLGRRRAQLKGVLRDQSIVAGIGNAYSDEILHAARLSPFAPSTSLPAEEIGHLHATIRTVLAEALAAAAGTPAAQLKDAKRAGMRVHGRAGQPCPVCGDVVREVSFADSSLQYCASCQTGGKILADRRMSRLLR